One window of the Cryptomeria japonica chromosome 7, Sugi_1.0, whole genome shotgun sequence genome contains the following:
- the LOC131855800 gene encoding PAP-specific phosphatase HAL2-like: FNTNVFYYLSNSIPIFKADWSVQAVISWVLTQYFGEEHISIIAEEDTQALSGRDGNELLQGVVNTVNECLSEAAMFGLESPLQSLGTLDVLNAINKGSSKGGPIGRHWVLDPVDGTLGFVRGDQYAVALAMIEDGEVVLGVLGCPNYPMRREWLNHRHHYYQLMSKQSPPDSGVWSRGCVLSTQKGSGQTWMEPLVNDVINLGLSTLARPATVSSIDDPALATFCEPVEKENSNHSFTEGLAQSLGLRNRPLRVYSMAKYAAIARGDAEIFMKFARAGYKEKVWDHAAGVIIIQEAGGVVTDAGGSPLDFSKGIYLEGLDRGIIACCGAQIHKKTIAAVDESWDSSNL; encoded by the exons TTTAACACAAATGTATTTTATTATTTGTCTAATTCCATTCCAATTTTTAAAGCAGATTGGAGTGTTCAAGCAGTTATTAGCTGGGTATTGACACAGTATTTTGGGGAGGAGCACATTTCTATTATTGCTGAAGAAGATACACAAGCACTCAGTGGAAGGGATGGAAATGAGTTACTGCAGGGAGTGGTAAACACAGTGAATGAGTGCCTTAGTGAAGCAGCGATGTTTGGGCTCGAGTCCCCACTGCAATCGCTAGGAACACTTGATGTTCTTAATGCTATAAACAAGGGGAGCTCTAAAGGTGGACCAATTGGAAGACACTGGGTACTGGATCCAGTAGATGGCACTCTTGGTTTTGTGCGAGGAGATCAATATGCAGTAGCTCTTGCCATGATAGAAGATGGGGAGGTCGTACTTGGAGTTCTTGGTTGCCCCAACTATCCAATGAGAAGGGAGTGGCTTAACCACCGTCATCACTATTATCAGCTAATGTCTAAACAGTCCCCACCAGATTCTGGAGTATGGAGTAGAGGCTGTGTGCTATCTACACAGAAGGGCAGCGGGCAAACTTGGATGGAGCCTTTGGTAAATGACGTAATAAATTTGGGGTTGTCAACTTTAGCAAGGCCTGCCACTGTTTCATCTATTGATGATCCTGCATTAGCTACATTTTGTGAACCAgttgaaaaagaaaattcaaaCCATTCCTTCACAGAAGGACTTGCTCAGAGCCTAGGGCTAAG AAATCGTCCATTGCGTGTTTATAGTATGGCAAAATATGCAGCTATAGCTCGAGGTGATGCAGAGATATTTATGAAATTTGCGAGGGCCGGGTACAAAGAGAAAGTATGGGACCATGCAGCAGGAGTTATTATCATACAAGAAGCTGGGGGTGTTGTGACTGATGCTGGGGGATCTCCTCTTGATTTCTCTAAGGGGATTTACCTAGAGGGACTTGATAGAGGAATCATTGCCTGTTGTGGTGCCCAGATTCACAAGAAAACAATTGCAGCAGTTGATGAAAGTTGGGATTCTTCCAATTTGTGA